Part of the Apilactobacillus apisilvae genome is shown below.
TTAAAATAGATAAATTAATAATGGGATTATCAATTGTTACTGAACGTCTATACAAGATAATTAGAGCAATGATTCCAATAATAATTGGAAGTAAAACATTTAAACTAAATACGTTTCCACTACCCATACTACTGAATCCATAAACTAAACCGGCAAAAGTAATAACAATCAAGATCAGACTCATGAAATCTAGTTTAGTCCGTTCACTAACTTCATTGTTTTTAATTGCGAACATACCTAGTATTAATGAAATAACTAGAATTGGTAATAAAATTAAGAAAATGTATCTCCACCCAATCGATGAAACTACAATTCCACCAAAAGTAGGACCGACAGCAGGAGCAATTGCAGTAATTAAATTACCCACTCCCATCATTAAACCGATTTTCTTCCTTGGAACTTGTTCTAATATAATATTGAACATTAGTGGTAAAGCAATACCTGTTCCTAATCCTTGTACCATTCTACCAATTAATAACAAAGAAAAAGTGGGTGCAAATAAATCAATTAAAACTCCTGCAATAAATAAAATATTCGCAGTTATAAATAATGACTTAGTCTTAAAATTACGTTTTAAAATAGCTGATAACGGTACAACAATTGAAACGACTAATAAGTAAATAGTTGTCATCCATTGAACGGTACTTGTATCAATATTAAAATCTTTCATTAATGTTGGAAATGTTATGTTCATTGAAGTTTCAATAATTACTCCACTAAAGGACATAATTCCAGCAGCAATTACAGATAATAATGTTTTTAAAGAAATCTTTTCATTCATGCTTTCTATCCCCCATAATATAAATTATTTTTTTCAAACCTTCGTTTAGCTTATCTAAATCTTTTTCAGAGAATTTTTCATCTAATAATTCTTGATTTTCATTCATAAAATCATTAATTTTAGACTGTAATTTAAATGATTTATCAGTAAGAATGACTTGTTTTTTCCTAGCATCTAGCGTCGACGGAATTCTTCGGACAAGTTCTTTATCTTCCATCCTTTTTAATAAAATTGATGCCGTTGAACGTTGAATATAAAATTCCTCTTCGATATCTTTTTGAAAAATTTCTTCATTTGGTTTACGCATAACAAAATCAATGATCGACATTTGTGTACTAGTTAAACCATATTCTTTAGCCATATTATCAAAATGTCGTGCAAACTGAATGGATGCTATTTTTACTAAACGACCAACA
Proteins encoded:
- a CDS encoding DHA2 family efflux MFS transporter permease subunit, with translation MNEKISLKTLLSVIAAGIMSFSGVIIETSMNITFPTLMKDFNIDTSTVQWMTTIYLLVVSIVVPLSAILKRNFKTKSLFITANILFIAGVLIDLFAPTFSLLLIGRMVQGLGTGIALPLMFNIILEQVPRKKIGLMMGVGNLITAIAPAVGPTFGGIVVSSIGWRYIFLILLPILVISLILGMFAIKNNEVSERTKLDFMSLILIVITFAGLVYGFSSMGSGNVFSLNVLLPIIIGIIALIILYRRSVTIDNPIINLSILRNSKFSGHVVAFFILQFITLGMSFILPNYVQIVNNQSAFIAGLIVLPGAALGAVFAPLAGKIMDKLGAYKPILSGMLAGLIGLLLFVIFGTHLSNWMILMFYLVYMLCLGLSFGNIMTSGLSNLNSNDSSDGNAIFNTIQQISGAISTSVISAIVAISQTNPAYSKSLGTAIGSEHGFILLIVLLLIASFILNKVVKKGK
- a CDS encoding MarR family winged helix-turn-helix transcriptional regulator; translated protein: MKENVGRLVKIASIQFARHFDNMAKEYGLTSTQMSIIDFVMRKPNEEIFQKDIEEEFYIQRSTASILLKRMEDKELVRRIPSTLDARKKQVILTDKSFKLQSKINDFMNENQELLDEKFSEKDLDKLNEGLKKIIYIMGDRKHE